A single region of the Carassius gibelio isolate Cgi1373 ecotype wild population from Czech Republic chromosome A14, carGib1.2-hapl.c, whole genome shotgun sequence genome encodes:
- the LOC128027311 gene encoding neuroblast differentiation-associated protein AHNAK-like isoform X28 yields MADEQDTREVLFPQWMGADKHGLTIEQKGQGEIFVKEVKDESPAAHTGNVHEGDQIVGATIYFDNMSSEETAELLKTLNQHKVGLKLQNKTGDKSPCRSPMGTLSWEGRGGLGGSSSDIFLSGDDEDYKRIYTKKIKPRLKSEDLAEGVDVRTERHSSTSSDGCTITTITRRITTYTVDVPGGTSQQIDHSSPEFKIQVLQHEQLEGDTTPIRLPHSSLVSGVHRGIKMGDISLSGPHMTGSCVKHCSTESSKTTSELDGSGKEITFNVSDTGLSGGKGQRVIEHIRRTEVTAGSSEHSGNVTMGLGKDVKNIYSPSMMGGTELSTVKDSHVSGFSISGDTGDSIGRESLSKFHKDGSDDKTKLSKVTIDVQRPKESPNVEVNFNNQNLKDFSQRGFSITGNQEISAQEPDTVVSLSKADVKITSTDMDIRGLELKIDGHKGIVKDVTFDVPSNTAQRISMPDVDLNLKGQKAKRNLSAPNVEGVKGDFTVPKVKIPSFGFKTSEVKGPDVDANLVKAKMEIRTQDVDMNTPELNILRSEGKVKDPQIKMPSISGPKISVSEMNLNVKGSTLKEDINVSTQKVEGDVKAPKIEGPELQGTDGHFKIPKMKMPSFGIHASKVEGPDVDVNLPYADMKIKSPELDINGCEGKINGSKFKMSMPDVDLNLKGPKLKGDVDVSIPKVEGDIKAPKAEIECPDIEGPESGFKMPKIKMPSFGMKGPKVEGPDVNVKIPKVNTEVKAPEVDIKAPELDIAGTEGKIKGPKFKMSTVSGPKMSMSDVDFNLKGPKLKGDVDVSIPKVEGDLKAPKVEIEGPDIEGPEGHFKMPKFHMPSFGMKGPKVEGPDVDVKIPKADIGVKAPDIDINAPELDIEGPEGKIKGPKLKIPSISGPNISMPDVDFNLKGPKLKGDVDVSIPKVEGDLKAPKVEIEGPDIEGPEGHFKMPKFHMPSFGMKGPKVEGPDVDVKIPKADIGIKAPDININAPELDVEGPEGKIKGPKFKIPSISGPNISMPNVDFNLKGPKLKGDVDMSIPKVEGDLKAPKVEIEGPDIEGPEGRFKMPKFHMPSFGMKGPKVDGPDVDVKIPKADIEVNAPDIDINAPELDIEGPEGKIKGPKFKIPSISGPNISMPDVDFNLKGPKLKGDVDMSIPKVEGDLKAPKVEIEGPDIEGPEGRFKMPKFHMPSFGMKGPKVDGPDVNVKIPKADIEVHAPDVDIKAPELDTEGPEGKIKGPKFKIPSISGPKISMPDVDFNLKGPKLKGDVDMSIPKVEGDLKAPKVEIEGPDIEGPEGRFKMPKFRMPSFGMKGPKVDGPDLDMKIPKASIDVHAPDMDINAPELDIEGPEGKIKGPKFNMPSISGPKLSMPDFDFNLKGPKLKGDIDVSIPKVEGDLKAPKVEIEGPAIEGPEGHFKMPKFHMPSFGMKGPKVEGPDVDVKIPKADIGIKAPDIDINAPELDVEGPEGKIKGPKFKIPSISGPNISMPNVDFNLKGPKLKGDVDVSIPKVEGDLKAPKVEVEGPDIEGPAGRFKMAKFRMPSFGMKGPKVEGPDVDLKIPKADIEVNAPDIDINAPELDIEGPEGKIKGPKFKIPSISGPNISMPDVDFNLKGPKLKGDVDVSMPKVEGDLKAPKGEIGGPVIGGPQGRFKMPKFRMPSFGMKGPKVEGPDVDVKIPKADIEVNAPDMDIRAPELNIEGPEGKTKGPKFKLPTMSDPKISMPDVDFNLKGPKLKGDVDVSMPKVEGDLKAPKGEIEGPDIEGPEGHFKKPKFHMPSFGMKGPKVEGPDVDVKIPKADIGVKVPDMDINAPELDFEGPEGKIKGPKFNMPSISGPKLSMPDFDFNLKGPKLKGDIDVSIPKVEGDLKAPKVEIEGPDIEGPDGHFKMPKFHMPSFGMKGPKVEGPDVDVKIPKADIEVKAPDIDINAPELDIEGPEGKIKGPKLKIPSISGPKISMPDVDFNLKGPKLKGDVDMSIPRVEGDLKAPKVEIGGPDIEGPQGRFKMPKFRMPSFGMKGTKVEGPDVDVKIPEADIEVNAPDMDIRAPELNIEGPEGKIKGPKVKLPTMSGPKISMPDVDFNLKGPKLKGDVDVSMPKVEGDLKAPNVEIEGPDIEGPDGRFKMPKFHMPSFGMKGPKVEGPDVDVKIPKADIEVNAPDVDIKAPELDIKGPEGKIKGPKFNMPSISGPKLSMPDFDFNLKGPKLKGDIDVSIPKVEGDLKAPKVEIEGPDIEGPDGRVKMPKFHMPSFGMKGPKVEGPDVNVKIPKEDIEVKAPDIDINAPELDIEGPEGKIKGPKYNMPSFSGPKLSMPDFDFNLKGPKLKGDVDVSIPKLEGDIDVPKVEIEGPEGGFKMPKMKMPSFKMKGPQVEGPDVDVKIPKADIEVKAPDMDINAPELDIDLPEGKIKGPKVKMPSVSGPEGPNVEINFPETNVKKPKFKMPKFGFKGSKIEAPDVDFKHPKGSKVKGQAGVSLEGDVFMPKLEVDSSSVEIKSPEGGFKMPKFKMPKFGFKSPQEDIDVSVPCGDVDLNSPDIDIKTCDLKVEGPEGRIKGTKFKMPSISGTNISLPDVDLNFKSPKVKSDIDVSGPRISGDIKAPKMDIECPDVDLEGPEGGFKMPKMKMPLFGFKGPKLEGSDIDINLSKADVDIKGPEIDIKTPDLDIEGPEGKIKGPKFNMPSISGPKISMQDVNLNLKSPKVKGDLDFSVPKISGDIKAPKVDIEGPDINLEGPEGDFKMPSFGLKGPKVEGPDVDISLPKADVDIKGPEIDVKVPDLDIEAPDGGLKHVRPLKFTGPNLGIKSSGGNLSMPEKDLGARIDVKSPDINISGTDANIKVPKMNKSKFSIRVKSPKLDADIPDSGGSAEGPDIDVKENKGKFKLSKVKGKSKTFDGDLKLETNEPDLQMKSIKVKKPLFGKLHFPNVEFDIKSPKVKGSSSASGTIKSNVDLPSASLKTDIQTPDFSGPNFQTKGGKIKMLNLGISGSEIKTPELDVRNVSLDLPEKAFNSQDVSVAGSGINGKSRANIDLEGKIQDVRLTVPAVNVHGGALDADLNLTEQKGVKGSIEIPGFNVRGQKEETASGLDVKPDASLSGVMEYQDVNVTFPKIKVPKFGVALPKVDSGELAAGSKVSSQSLEMENTEMKSSGGKVKVKMPKLFTKSKSKGGSAADLTVEGEEIDVTSKGGAKVSKEFSLSSGELTSGKLAVEGSSGFKVTPKSKSASLDLLKRKPLHSSSVSDEGGLASPVSAEGHLQTEGGNVSVDVGEKVKGKKGKFKFATVGGFSSKSKGSYEVTDESEVRMEGAGGVAQSSKKSRMSSSSSNDSGSKSSFRLPRLEIAVSQKK; encoded by the exons AGTGGGGATGACGAAGACTATAAAAGAATCTACACTAAGAAAATTAAACCAAGACTAAAGTCTGAGGATCTTGCTGAGGGTGTTGATGTACGCACAGAACGTCACAGCAGCACAAGCAGTGATGGTTGCACCATTACTACAATCACTCGTCGAATAACTACCTACACTGTGGATGTGCCCGGGGGGACTAGTCAGCAGATTGATCACTCAAGCCCTGAGTTCAAAATTCAGGTTTTGCAACATGAGCAGTTGGAGGGGGATACTACTCCGATCAGATTACCACATAGTAGCCTTGTTAGTGGTGTACACAGAGGTATAAAAATGGGTGACATATCTCTTAGCGGGCCTCATATGACTGGCTCCTGTGTGAAGCACTGTAGCACAGAATCTTCCAAAACAACAAGTGAATTAGATGGTAGTGggaaagaaattacatttaatgtgtCAGACACTGGACTGTCAGGTGGAAAAGGACAGAGGGTGATAGAACATATTCGAAGGACTGAAGTTACTGCAGGGAGTAGTGAACACTCTGGCAACGTTACCATGGGGTTAGGCAAAGACGTGAAAAATATTTATTCTCCAAGTATGATGGGAGGAACTGAACTTTCTACAGTAAAGGACTCTCATGTTTCAGGTTTTTCCATTAGTGGAGATACAGGGGACAGTATTGGGAGAGAATCTTTGTCTAAATTTCATAAGGATGGGTCTGATGATAAAACCAAATTGTCTAAGGTTACCATAGATGTTCAGAGACCCAAGGAAAGTCCAAATGTAGAGGTGAATTTTAACAATCAAAATCTCAAAGATTTTAGTCAGAGAGGTTTTAGCATAACTGGGAATCAGGAAATTTCAGCTCAGGAACCTGATACAGTAGTAAGTCTATCCAAAGCTGATGTTAAAATCACATCAACAGATATGGACATTAGGGGTCTGGAGCTTAAAATTGATGGACATAAGGGTATAGTAAAAGATGTTACATTTGATGTGCCGTCAAATACTGCTCAAAGAATTTCTATGCCAGATGTGGATTTGAACCTGAAAGGACAAAAAGCGAAAAGAAATTTGTCTGCTCCAAATGTTGAGGGAGTCAAAGGTGACTTTACTGTTCCAAAGGTCAAAATACCCTCATTTGGATTTAAAACTTCAGAAGTGAAGGGTCCTGATGTtgatgcaaatcttgtcaaagcCAAAATGGAGATTAGAACACAAGATGTGGATATGAATACTCCAGAGCTTAACATTTTGAGATCTGAAGGAAAAGTTAAAGATCCCCaaatcaaaatgccatcaatCTCTGGTCCTAAGATTTCAGTGTCTGAAATGAACTTAAATGTAAAAGGGTCAACACTAAAAGAGGACATCAACGTGTCTACTCAAAAAGTGGAAGGAGATGTTAAGGCACCTAAGATTGAGGGTCCAGAACTTCAAGGTACTGATGGTCATTTTAAaataccaaaaatgaaaatgccttCATTTGGAATCCATGCTTCAAAAGTAGAGGGCCCTGATGTTGATGTAAATCTTCCCTATGCTGACATGAAAATCAAAAGTCCAGAGCTTGACATTAATGGATGTGAGGGAAAGATCAACGGCTCCAAATTCAAAATGTCTATGCCAGATGTTGACCTCAATCTAAAAGGTCCAAAACTGAAAGGTGATGTTGATGTTTCTATTCCAAAAGTGGAAGGAGATATTAAAGCACCAAAAGCTGAGATAGAATGCCCAGACATTGAAGGACCCGAGAGTGGTTTTAAGATGCCAAAGATCAAAATGCCATCATTCGGAATGAAGGGGCCAAAAGTGGAAGGACCAGATGTTAATGTGAAAATCCCTAAAGTCAATACTGAAGTTAAGGCACCAGAGGTGGATATCAAAGCTCCAGAGTTAGACATTGCAGGAACTGAAGGAAAAATCAAGGGCCCCAAATTCAAGATGTCAACAGTGTCTGGTCCAAAGATGTCTATGTCAGATGTTGACTTCAACCTGAAAGGTCCAAAACTGAAAGGTGATGTTGACGTGTCCATTCCCAAAGTGGAAGGAGATcttaaagcaccaaaagttgagaTTGAAGGCCCAGacattgaaggacctgagggtCATTTTAAGATGCCAAAGTTCCACATGCCATCATTTGGAATGAAGGGTCCAAAAGTGGAGGGTCCAGATGTTGATGTGAAAATCCCTAAAGCTGATATTGGAGTTAAGGCTCCAGATATTGACATTAATGCTCCAGAGTTAGACATTGAAG GTcctgagggaaaaatcaagggccCCAAGTTGAAGATCCCATCAATTTCTGGCCCAAATATTTCTATGCCAGATGTTGACTTCAACCTGAAAGGTCCAAAACTCAAAGGTGATGTTGACGTGTCCATTCCTAAAGTGGAAGGAGATcttaaagcaccaaaagttgagaTTGAAGGCCCAGacattgaaggacctgagggtCATTTTAAGATGCCAAAGTTCCACATGCCATCATTTGGAATGAAGGGTCCAAAAGTGGAGGGTCCAGATGTTGATGTGAAAATCCCTAAAGCTGATATTGGAATTAAGGCTCCAGATATTAACATCAATGCTCCAGAGTTAGACGTTGAAGGTcctgagggaaaaatcaagggccCCAAATTCAAGATTCCATCAATCTCTGGCCCAAATATTTCTATGCCAAATGTTGACTTCAACCTGAAAGGTCCAAAACTGAAAG GTGATGTTGACATGTCCATTCCCAAAGTGGAAGGAGATcttaaagcaccaaaagttgagaTTGAAGGCCCAGacattgaaggacctgagggtCGTTTTAAGATGCCAAAATTCCACATGCCATCATTCGGAATGAAGGGTCCAAAAGTGGATGGTCCAGATGTTGATGTGAAAATCCCTAAAGCCGATATTGAAGTTAATGCACCAGATATTGACATCAATGCTCCAGAGTTAGACATTGAAGGTcctgagggaaaaatcaagggccCCAAGTTCAAGATCCCATCAATCTCTGGCCCAAATATTTCTATGCCAGATGTTGACTTCAACCTGAAAGGTCCAAAACTGAAAGGTGATGTTGACATGTCCATTCCCAAAGTGGAAGGAGATcttaaagcaccaaaagttgagaTTGAAGGCCCAGacattgaaggacctgagggtCGTTTTAAGATGCCAAAATTTCACATGCCATCATTCGGAATGAAGGGTCCAAAAGTGGATGGTCCAGATGTTAATGTGAAAATCCCTAAAGCCGATATTGAAGTTCATGCACCAGATGTGGATATTAAAGCTCCAGAGTTAGACACTGAAGGAcctgagggaaaaatcaagggccCCAAATTCAAGATCCCATCAATATCTGGCCCAAAGATTTCTATGCCAGATGTTGACTTCAACCTGAAAGGTCCAAAACTGAAAGGTGATGTTGACATGTCCATTCCCAAAGTGGAAGGAGATcttaaagcaccaaaagttgagaTTGAAGGCCCAGacattgaaggacctgagggtCGTTTTAAGATGCCAAAGTTCCGCATGCCATCATTCGGAATGAAGGGTCCAAAAGTGGACGGTCCAGATCTTGATATGAAAATCCCTAAAGCCAGTATTGACGTTCATGCACCAGATATGGATATCAATGCTCCAGAGTTAGacattgaaggacctgagggaaaaatcaagggccCCAAGTTTAACATGCCATCAATCTCTGGTCCAAAGCTTTCTATGCCAGACTTTGACTTCAACCTGAAAGGTCCAAAACTGAAAGGTGATATTGACGTGTCCATTCCTAAGGTGGAAGGAGATcttaaagcaccaaaagttgagaTTGAAGGCCCAGCcattgaaggacctgagggtCATTTTAAGATGCCAAAGTTCCACATGCCATCATTTGGAATGAAGGGTCCAAAAGTGGAGGGTCCAGATGTTGATGTGAAAATCCCTAAAGCTGATATTGGAATTAAGGCTCCAGATATTGACATCAATGCTCCAGAGTTAGACGTTGAAG GTcctgagggaaaaatcaagggccCCAAGTTCAAGATTCCATCAATCTCTGGCCCAAATATTTCTATGCCAAATGTTGACTTCAACCTGAAAGGTCCAAAACTGAAAGGTGATGTTGATGTGTCCATTCCAAAAGTGGAAGGAGATcttaaagcaccaaaagttgaggTTGAAGGCCCAGACATTGAAGGACCTGCTGGTCGTTTTAAGATGGCAAAGTTCCGCATGCCATCATTCGGAATGAAGGGTCCAAAAGTGGAGGGTCCAGATGTTGATCTGAAAATTCCTAAAGCCGATATTGAAGTTAATGCACCAGATATTGACATCAATGCTCCAGAGTTAGACATTGAAGGTcctgagggaaaaatcaagggccCCAAGTTCAAGATCCCATCAATCTCTGGCCCAAATATTTCTATGCCAGATGTTGACTTCAACCTGAAAGGTCCAAAACTGAAAGGTGATGTTGATGTGTCCATGCCCAAAGTGGAAGGAGATCTTAAAGCACCAAAAGGTGAGATTGGAGGCCCAGTCATTGGAGGACCTCAGGGTCGTTTTAAGATGCCAAAGTTCCGCATGCCATCATTCGGAATGAAGGGTCCAAAAGTGGAAGGTCCAGATGTTGATGTGAAAATCCCTAAAGCTGATATTGAAGTTAATGCTCCAGATATGGACATCAGAGCTCCCGAGTTAAacattgaaggacctgagggaaAAACCAAGGGTCCCAAATTCAAGTTGCCAACAATGTCTGATCCAAAGATTTCTATGCCAGATGTTGACTTCAACCTGAAAGGTCCAAAACTGAAAGGTGATGTTGATGTGTCCATGCCCAAAGTGGAAGGAGATCTTAAAGCACCAAAAGGTGAGATTGAAGGCCCAGacattgaaggacctgagggtCATTTTAAGAAGCCAAAGTTCCACATGCCATCATTCGGAATGAAGGGTCCAAAAGTGGAGGGTCCAGATGTTGATGTGAAAATCCCTAAAGCTGATATTGGAGTTAAGGTTCCAGATATGGATATCAACGCTCCAGAATTAGACTTTGAAGGAcctgagggaaaaatcaagggccCCAAATTTAACATGCCATCAATCTCTGGTCCAAAGCTTTCTATGCCAGACTTTGACTTCAACCTGAAAGGTCCAAAACTGAAAGGTGATATTGACGTGTCCATTCCTAAAGTGGAAGGAGATcttaaagcaccaaaagttgagaTTGAAGGCCCAGACATTGAAGGACCTGATGGTCATTTTAAGATGCCAAAATTCCACATGCCATCATTCGGAATGAAGGGTCCAAAAGTCGAGGGTCCAGATGTCGATGTGAAAATCCCTAAAGCCGATATTGAAGTTAAGGCTCCAGATATAGATATCAATGCTCCAGAGTTAGacattgaaggacctgagggaaaaatcaagggccCCAAATTAAAGATCCCATCAATCTCTGGCCCAAAGATTTCAATGCCAGATGTTGATTTTAACCTGAAAGGTCCAAAACTGAAAGGTGATGTTGACATGTCCATTCCCAGAGTGGAAGGAGATCtcaaagcaccaaaagttgagaTTGGAGGCCCAGACATTGAAGGACCTCAGGGTCGTTTTAAGATGCCAAAGTTCCGCATGCCATCATTCGGAATGAAGGGTACAAAAGTGGAAGGTCCAGATGTTGATGTGAAAATCCCTGAAGCCGATATTGAAGTTAATGCTCCAGATATGGACATCAGAGCTCCCGAGTTAAacattgaaggacctgagggaaaaatcaagggTCCCAAAGTCAAGTTGCCAACAATGTCTGGTCCAAAGATTTCTATGCCAGATGTTGACTTCAACCTGAAAGGTCCAAAACTGAAAGGTGATGTTGACGTGTCCATGCCCAAAGTGGAAGGAGATCTTAAAGCACCAAACGTTGAGATTGAAGGCCCAGACATTGAAGGACCTGATGGTCGTTTTAAGATGCCAAAATTCCACATGCCATCATTCGGAATGAAGGGTCCAAAAGTGGAGGGTCCAGATGTGGATGTGAAAATCCCTAAAGCCGATATTGAAGTTAATGCACCAGATGTGGATATCAAAGCTCCAGAGTTAGACATTAAAGGAcctgagggaaaaatcaagggccCTAAATTTAACATGCCATCAATCTCTGGTCCAAAGCTTTCTATGCCAGACTTTGACTTCAACCTGAAAGGTCCAAAACTAAAAGGTGATATTGACGTGTCCATTCCTAAAGTGGAAGGAGATcttaaagcaccaaaagttgagaTTGAAGGCCCAGACATTGAAGGACCTGATGGTCGTGTTAAGATGCCAAAATTCCACATGCCATCATTCGGAATGAAGGGTCCAAAAGTGGAGGGTCCAGATGTCAATGTGAAAATCCCTAAAGAAGATATTGAAGTTAAGGCTCCAGATATAGATATCAATGCTCCAGAGTTAGacattgaaggacctgagggaaAAATAAAGGGCCCCAAATACAACATGCCATCATTCTCCGGTCCAAAGCTTTCTATGCCAGACTTTGACTTCAACCTGAAAGGTCCAAAACTGAAAGGTGATGTTGATGTGTCCATTCCTAAACTGGAAGGAGATATTGATGTACCAAAAGTTGAAATTGAAGGACCTGAGGGTGGTTTTAAgatgccaaaaatgaaaatgccatcATTTAAAATGAAGGGTCCACAAGTGGAGGGTCCAGATGTTGATGTGAAAATCCCTAAAGCTGATATTGAAGTTAAGGCTCCAGATATGGATATCAATGCTCCAGAGTTAGACATAGATTTGCCTGAAGGAAAAATCAAGGGCCCAAAAGTCAAGATGCCATCAGTATCTGGTCCTGAAGGTCCTAATGTTGAGATTAATTTTCCAgaaacaaatgtgaaaaagccAAAATTCAAAATGCCCAAGTTTGGATTTAAAGGGTCAAAAATTGAAGCACCTGATGTTGATTTCAAACATCCGAAAGGATCTAAAGTGAAAGGTCAAGCAGGTGTCAGTTTGGAGGGTGATGTCTTCATGCCAAAATTGGAAGTTGATTCTTCAAGTGTAGAAATTAAAAGTCCAGAGGGAGGATTCAAGATGCCAAAATTTAAAATGccaaaatttggttttaaatcacCCCAAGAAGATATTGATGTCAGTGTACCTTGTGGTGATGTTGATTTAAATTCACCTGATATTGACATCAAAACATGTGATCTTAAAGTTGAAGGACCTGAGGGACGAATCAAGGGCACCAAATTCAAAATGCCTTCTATATCTGGTACAAACATTTCTTTGCCAGATGTAGACTTAAACTTTAAAAGTCCAAAAGTCAAGAGTGATATTGATGTTTCTGGACCCAGGATTTCAGGGGACATAAAGGCTCCAAAGATGGATATTGAATGTCCTGATGTTGATTTAGAGGGCCCAGAAGGTGGTTTCAAAATGcctaaaatgaaaatgccatTATTTGGGTTCAAAGGTCCTAAATTGGAGGGCTCTGATATTGACATTAATCTCTCCAAAGCAGATGTTGACATTAAAGGACCTGAAATTGACATAAAAACACCTGATCTTGacattgaaggacctgagggGAAAATCAAAGGTCCCAAGTTCAACATGCCTTCCATATCAGGTCCAAAGATCTCTATGCAAGATGTCAACTTAAATCTTAAAAGCCCCAAAGTCAAGGGTGATTTGGATTTTTCTGTACCAAAGATTTCAGGGGACATAAAAGCTCCAAAAGTGGACATTGAAGGTCCTGATATTAATTTAGAGGGCCCAGAAGGTGACTTCAAAATGCCATCATTTGGGCTCAAAGGTCCTAAAGTGGAGGGCCCAGATGTTGACATCAGTCTTCCCAAAGCAGATGTTGACATTAAAGGACCTGAAATTGATGTTAAAGTTCCTGATCTTGACATTGAAGCCCCCGATGGTGGTTTAAAACATGTTAGGCCCCTCAAATTCACAGGTCCCAACCTTGGAATAAAGTCTTCAGGTGGCAATCTTTCAATGCCTGAAAAAGATTTAGGTGCGAGGATTGATGTCAAAAGCCCCGATATCAATATCAGTGGAACAGATGCAAATATCAAGGTgccaaaaatgaataaatctaaattttCAATTAGAGTTAAGAGCCCAAAACTGGATGCAGATATTCCTGATTCTGGTGGTAGTGCAGAAGGGCCTGATATAGATGTGAAAGAAAATAAGGGTAAATTCAAACTGTCTAAAGTGAAGGGAAAGTCTAAAACGTTTGATGGTGATCTCAAGTTGGAGACAAATGAACCTGACCTACAGATGAAGTCAATCAAAGTAAAGAAACCTCTTTTTGGAAAGTTACATTTTCCTAATGTGGAATTTGATATCAAATCTCCAAAAGTTAAAGGTAGTTCATCTGCATCTGGAACTATAAAATCTAATGTTGATTTGCCTTCTGCAAGCCTTAAAACTGatattcagacaccagatttCAGTGGTCCCAATTTCCAAACAAAAGGGGGAAAAATCAAAATGCTAAACCTCGGCATTTCTGGCTCTGAGATAAAAACTCCTGAACTGGATGTTAGAAATGTATCATTAGATCTTCCAGAAAAAGCTTTTAATTCCCAAGATGTCAGTGTAGCAGGATCAGGCATTAATGGAAAAAGCAGGGCTAACATTGACTTAGAAGGAAAAATACAGGATGTTAGGTTGACAGTGCCTGCTGTAAATGTTCATGGTGGTGCTTTAGATGCTGATTTAAATCTCACTGAACAAAAAGGAGTAAAAGGGAGCATAGAAATACCAGGCTTTAATGTACGAGGACAAAAAGAAGAGACTGCAAGTGGGCTAGACGTGAAGCCAGATGCATCATTATCTGGTGTGATGGAGTACCAAGATGTTAATGTAACCTTTCCTAAAATCAAAGTACCAAAGTTTGGTGTTGCATTGCCTAAAGTAGATTCAGGTGAATTGGCTGCTGGTTCTAAAGTTAGCTCCCAAAGTCTGGAAATGGAGAACACTGAAATGAAAAGCAGTGGTGGAAAAGTGAAAGTCAAAATGCCAAAATTATTTACCAAATCTAAATCTAAAGGTGGTAGTGCAGCTGATCTTACTGTTGAGGGAGAAGAAATTGATGTTACCAGTAAAGGTGGTGCAAAGGTGTCTAAGGAGTTTAGCCTTAGTTCTGGGGAATTGACAAGTGGCAAGTTAGCAGTAGAGGGAAGTTCTGGGTTTAAAGTTACACCAAAGAGTAAATCTGCCTCCCTTGACCTCTTAAAAAGAAAACCGCTTCACTCATCTTCTGTAAGTGATGAGGGAGGTTTAGCTTCCCCTGTTTCTGCTGAAGGCCACTTACAGACAGAGGGTGGCAATGTTTCAGTTGATGTTGGAGAAAAGGTTAAAGGCAAAAAAGGAAAGTTCAAGTTTGCCACAGTTGGAGGTTTTAGCTCAAAAAGTAAAGGTTCATATGAAGTGACCGATGAAAGCGAAGTTAGAATGGAGGGTGCTGGTGGAGTTGCTCAGTCTTCAAAGAAGTCCAGAATGTCATCATCATCTAGCAATGACAGTGGTTCAAAAAGCAGTTTTCGGTTACCACGACTCGAAATTGCGGTTTcccaaaaaaaatag